The genomic stretch GACATGCGCTGGTTGTTCTTAAAATGCGCTTTCTTCGCTTCTAAAAAGTTCCAGTACAGCGAATTGAACGGACAGGAGTTCTCTCCTGACTTCACAGTATGGCTATAAACACATTCCTTACAATAATTGCCCATTTTATTGATGTAATTCGCGCTGCTCACATAGGGTTTGGTGGCTACGAGTCCCCCATCCGCAAATTGGCTCATACCACGGGTGTTGGTAATCTCTACCCATTCAAGGGCATCAATGTACACGCCCAAATACCAGGCATCCACCTCGTCGGGGTCGATTTGGGAGAGCAGGGCATAATTACCGATCACCATTAATCGCTGGATGTGATGGGCATAGGCATTGTCCAAGCTTTGCGTAATGGCTTTGTGCAGACAGTTCATTTTTGTTTTTCCCGTCCAAAAGAAATCGGGGAGAGGGTTGTGGTTGTCCAATTTGTTCAATTTGGCATAGCCGGGCATTTCTTTCCAATACACTCCGCGCATGTATTCGCGCCAACCCAGAATTTGACGAACAAAGCCCTCGACCTGAGAAATGTCTATTTCATCTTTATGGGCGTGGTAATAATCTACCACCGTATCAATAACTTCTTTGGGCGAAAGCATTTTACTGTTCATTCCGAAGGACAATCGGGAATGGAACAGGTATTTTTCCCGGGTATGCAAGGCATCTTGGTAATCTCCAAAATGTTTCAATAAATCGGAGCAGAAAAAGTCCAACAACTCTTTGCACTCTTCGTATGTTGTGGGCCAGGGAAAATTGTTTGCATCAATGTTGCCAAAAGTGACCACCTTCGCATTTTTGATTTCTTCCAAAAGGTCACTGACATCTTTATTAAAGGAAAGTTCCTTTGGAATTTTTGGAGAACCGTCCCATTTTTTTCGATTACTCTGGTCAAAGTTCCATTTTCCGCCTTCGGGCTGGTCGTTTGCCATCAAAATATGGTGTTTCTTCCGCATCATCCTATAGAAACTTTCCATCAATAGTTGTTTCTTGCCCTTAAAGTGATTTTTCAGCTCATCCCTGCTGGTGTAAAAGTGTTCCGTGTCAAAAGCTTCGGAAGGAATGGCTATGGATCTGCAGATTTCTTGGAGCTGTTGGTCCAATCGGTATTCGTCCGGCAATTGGTATTCAAACTTTTTGATCTTGTGCTCGGATATGGTCTGTTTTATAAGCTCGGGTAACTTCTGGGGATTGTTTTTATCTCCAATTTTGAAGTAGATTATATAATGCCCCTCGTCTTCGAGTTCACTCGCAAAA from Flagellimonas oceani encodes the following:
- a CDS encoding cryptochrome/photolyase family protein, with protein sequence MKTLRLILGDQLNLSHSWLDQVNDDHLYLMAEMRQETDYVKHHIQKVVGFFQAMRNFASELEDEGHYIIYFKIGDKNNPQKLPELIKQTISEHKIKKFEYQLPDEYRLDQQLQEICRSIAIPSEAFDTEHFYTSRDELKNHFKGKKQLLMESFYRMMRKKHHILMANDQPEGGKWNFDQSNRKKWDGSPKIPKELSFNKDVSDLLEEIKNAKVVTFGNIDANNFPWPTTYEECKELLDFFCSDLLKHFGDYQDALHTREKYLFHSRLSFGMNSKMLSPKEVIDTVVDYYHAHKDEIDISQVEGFVRQILGWREYMRGVYWKEMPGYAKLNKLDNHNPLPDFFWTGKTKMNCLHKAITQSLDNAYAHHIQRLMVIGNYALLSQIDPDEVDAWYLGVYIDALEWVEITNTRGMSQFADGGLVATKPYVSSANYINKMGNYCKECVYSHTVKSGENSCPFNSLYWNFLEAKKAHFKNNQRMSMMLSLLEKKNKGELTELQERAEKIIQNPDDF